From one Diorhabda carinulata isolate Delta chromosome 12, icDioCari1.1, whole genome shotgun sequence genomic stretch:
- the LOC130900127 gene encoding uncharacterized protein LOC130900127, which produces MSTDNSTSNDDVSEVVADYKYRLVVFVGKKKKKDIDIVPSSWIFYDEKTDTIKCKFMPPPYDVKRSDTLSKMVQNCEQPINDWPVYSVDIRGRARTFEEANELAIQLEYKPFAYSTQNEETAKVKAANDVHFFKNRKTFRDESLKMLNEINIDLGEKTRVNRAQPSSQKLPTEEDKQDRYYSSTDSDEEHCYDASRSKKKKIITRKNIKRSRISSSSTSDSNLKIDENNPQTPNVMEKLDKNCQPVLLCSSTNQHSIEKIEGDQFEKLYRMIDARFKTFSNEISEKFTKLNSQYNSLSLQIGQLSGKIIEIQHQLTKNNINNTDIEVDSDDENAEIKLPCKTKIDFDQFDEKLEKDKNFQKKFVRKLLQKVNRRLPITRNFGELLRYCISRDVGLMFAPVKTSKKKSHVFKDTCLFKVIKATLRKVFSKPGEDVPDQNILDAMASALHNCKDWDGGRTARSKKPAEANSEIDNEHLD; this is translated from the exons ATGAGTACTGATAATAGTACATCAAATGATGATGTATCAGAAGTGGTTGCAGATTATAAGTATAGACTAGTTGTTTTTGttggtaagaaaaaaaaaaaagatattgacaTAGTGCCATCGTCTTggattttttatgatgaaaaaacagaCACAATCAAGTGCAAATTTATGCCTCCACCATACGATGTAAAGCGATCGGATACGTTATCAAAAATGGTACAGAATTGTGAACAACCGATAAATGATTGGccagtttattcagtagacatCCGAGGAAGAGCTC GAACGTTTGAAGAAGCTAATGAATTGGCTATCCAATTGGAATATAAGCCATTTGCTTATTCTACACAAAATGAAGAGACAGCTAAAGTAAAGGCTGCTAATgatgtgcatttttttaaaaatagaaaaacattcaGAGATGAATCTTTGAAGATGTTAAATGAAATCAACATCGATTTAGGTGAAAAAACACGTGTGAATAGAG ctcAGCCATCATCGCAAAAGTTACCAACAGAAGAAGATAAACAAGATAGATATTATTCTTCCACAGACTCAGACGAAGAACATTGTTACGATGCATCtagatcaaaaaaaaagaaaatcattaccagaaaaaatatcaaaagatctcGCATATCTTCGTCCAGTACATCTGattcgaatttaaaaattgatgaaaataatccaCAAACACCTAATGTAATGGAAAAGCTAGATAAGAATTGTCAACCAGTATTATTATGCTCGTCAACAAACCaacattcaattgaaaaaatcgaaggTGACCAATTTG AAAAGTTATATCGTATGATTGATGCCCGCTTTAAgactttttcaaatgaaatatcggAGAAATTCACTAAACTCAATAGTCAATATAATTCATTATCTTTACAAATTGGACAGTtaagtggaaaaattattgagattcagcatcaattaacaaagaataatatcaataacaCAGATATTGAAGTCGATAGTGATGATGAAAATGCTGAAATAAAACTTCcatgtaaaacaaaaatagattttgatcagttcgatgaaaaacttgaaaaagataagaattttcaaaaaaaattc GTTCGGAAATTACTTCAAAAAGTCAATAGACGCTTACCCATAACTAGGAATTTTGGCGAATTATTAAGATATTGTATATCTCGCGATGTAGGTCTCATGTTCGCTCCAGTTaagacttcaaaaaaaaaatcacatgtaTTCAAGGATACATGTctttttaaagttataaaag cgACGCtcagaaaagttttttcgaaaccAGGCGAAGATGTCCCAGACCAAAATATTCTTGATGCTATGGCTTCAGCTCTACATAATTGTAAAGACTGGGACGGTGGACGAACTGCTCGTTCCAAGAAACCTGCTGAAGCTAATAGTGAAATAGACAATGAGCATTTAGACTAG
- the LOC130900126 gene encoding brain tumor protein yields MKMASPTPSLESIPRANSIGSFGDQHDYLSLSPLADSPLSISGSSPPVSDSVDRDSDPSELHCQQCREPISDPKLLSCFHTFCNNCLEKNKLICPRCNSESIEGILSSLLFNGDNSNEVNLAPVRCTGCKHKKLDAVARCVDCVNYLCSNCVMAHQFMHCFEGHRVVNLQEIKEETKNGLLSNSIMSNTEKSMICPRHKSELLKYYCRTCAVPICKECLNLDHPVGLHDYEHISEAAPKQIEAIQHAVTEAKSKATDIRNSLKNAEHVSSRLQVHYHKAQNEINDTFLFYRSMLEERKQELLKELESVFSAKQISLGVATQKGQETCEQIYKTCEFVERLNKCANVVEILMFRKLLDAKLQGLLNYNIDQTVQAAGELEFVSNYQAIQVGVRNTFGYVRSSAESLVGPSKQPPIARPTGGGGSSSSSGSSVNGSSVNLNGGMHCQYNVSTSSQSTSPFESNIISKRFSSANSLGPFSTTIGDLNLNGINPYEKWSNGGADSIFQSGTTDPYSLSSSAHNDSMLDLTTKLMSTAIFPPKSQIKRQKMIYHCKFGEFGVMEGQFTEPSGVAVNAQNDIIVADTNNHRIQIFDKEGRFKFQFGECGKRDGQLLYPNRVAVVRTSGDIIVTERSPTHQIQIYNQYGQFVRKFGANILQHPRGVTVDNKGRIVVVECKVMRVIIFDQTGSVLQKFGCSKHLEFPNGVVVNDKQEIFISDNRAHCVKVFSYEGVYLRQIGGEGITNYPIGVGINANGEILIADNHNNFNLTIFTQDGQLVSALESKVKHAQCFDVALMDDGSVVLASKDYRLYIYRYVQVPPIGL; encoded by the coding sequence ACTCGGTAGATAGAGACAGCGACCCATCCGAACTACATTGTCAACAGTGCAGAGAACCAATCTCTGATCCTAAATTGCTGTCCTGTTTCCACACGTTTTGCAACAATTGTCTGGAGAAGAATAAACTCATCTGTCCACGTTGCAATTCTGAATCCATTGAAGGTATATTGAGTAGCCTTCTATTCAACGGTGACAATAGTAACGAAGTTAATTTGGCTCCTGTTCGTTGCACAGGttgtaaacataaaaaattagacGCAGTTGCCCGTTGTGTAGATTGTGTCAATTATTTGTGTTCGAATTGCGTTATGGCACATCAATTTATGCACTGTTTCGAAGGCCACAGAGTAGTTAATCTGCAAGAGATCAAAGAAGAGACAAAAAACGGACTGCTATCGAATAGTATTATGAGTAACACCGAAAAAAGTATGATTTGTCCACGTCACAAATCCGAATTGCTTAAATATTATTGTCGTACGTGCGCAGTACCAATTTGCAAGGAATGTTTAAATTTGGATCATCCCGTTGGACTTCACGATTACGAACATATAAGTGAAGCAGCACCGAAACAAATCGAAGCAATTCAACACGCTGTAACAGAAGCTAAAAGCAAAGCAACCGATATCAGAAATAGTCTTAAGAATGCTGAACATGTTTCCAGCCGCCTCCAAGTACATTATCATAAAGCtcaaaacgaaataaatgaCACTTTCCTATTCTATAGGTCTATGctagaagaaagaaaacaagaaCTGCTTAAAGAATTAGAGAGCGTTTTCAGCGCAAAACAAATCTCGTTGGGAGTGGCTACGCAAAAGGGCCAGGAAACGTGTGAGCAGATATATAAAACTTGCGAATTTGTAGAGAGACTGAATAAATGTGCAAACGTTGTTGAAATACTTATGTTTAGAAAATTGTTAGACGCTAAATTACAAGGTCTCTTAAATTATAACATTGATCAAACAGTACAGGCCGCAGGCGAATTAGAATTTGTGTCAAATTATCAAGCCATCCAAGTGGGCGTAAGAAACACATTTGGTTATGTAAGATCGAGCGCAGAATCATTAGTCGGTCCTAGTAAACAACCACCCATTGCTAGACCTACAGGCGGCGGAGGAAGCTCTAGTTCAAGCGGAAGCAGCGTAAATGGTAGTTCCGTAAATTTAAACGGAGGTATGCACTGTCAATATAACGTCTCCACTTCAAGTCAATCCACTTCTCCGTTCGAATCGAACATAATCAGTAAACGATTCAGCAGTGCCAATAGTTTGGGTCCATTTTCAACTACAATCGGAGATTTGAATTTGAACGGTATCAACCCGTACGAAAAATGGTCGAATGGAGGCGCAGATAGTATTTTCCAAAGCGGAACTACCGATCCGTATTCCTTATCGAGTTCCGCCCACAACGATTCTATGTTAGATCTAACTACGAAACTGATGTCGACAGCGATATTTCCACCGAAATCTcaaataaaaagacaaaaaatgatatatcaTTGTAAATTTGGAGAATTCGGAGTTATGGAAGGACAATTTACCGAACCAAGTGGAGTGGCAGTCAATGCCCAAAACGATATAATCGTCGCCGATACGAACAATCACAGAATCCAGATATTCGACAAAGAAGGTAGATTCAAATTCCAATTCGGCGAGTGCGGTAAACGCGATGGTCAATTATTGTATCCAAATCGCGTGGCGGTAGTACGCACTTCCGGAGATATAATCGTAACTGAACGTTCTCCTACCCaccaaattcaaatttataatcaGTACGGTCAATTCGTTAGAAAATTCGGAGCTAACATCCTCCAACATCCTCGAGGTGTAACCGTAGACAATAAAGGACGTATTGTTGTCGTCGAGTGTAAAGTAATGAGAGTAATTATATTCGATCAAACTGGATCCGTACTCCAGAAATTCGGTTGTTCCAAACATTTGGAATTCCCCAACGGCGTTGTAGTTAACgataaacaagaaattttcaTAAGTGACAACCGCGCGCATTGCGTCAAAGTATTCAGTTACGAAGGAGTCTATTTGAGACAAATCGGAGGTGAAGGTATTACTAATTATCCTATCGGCGTTGGAATAAACGCGAACGGAGAAATATTGATAGCCGATAATCACAACAATTTCAATTTGACCATTTTCACTCAAGACGGACAATTGGTATCTGCTCTGGAAAGTAAAGTAAAACATGCGCAATGTTTcgacgttgctctaatggacgATGGCTCGGTTGTATTGGCAAGTAAGGACTACAGGCTCTACATTTATCGTTACGTTCAGGTTCCTCCTATTGGCCTGTAA